Proteins co-encoded in one Arthrobacter sp. ERGS1:01 genomic window:
- a CDS encoding enoyl-CoA hydratase/isomerase family protein: protein MPGQPLAHDAGARLDTSAFSTLLVTENADRLAVQLNRPAVRNAIDAAMVAELHAVCAHLEAAPKLLVLSGIPGTPEAKGIFASGADIAELMQRRRADALAGINSGLFDRIAKLPMPVIAALDGYALGGGAELAYAADFRIGTPSLRMGQPETGLGIMAAAGATWRLKELVGEPVAKDILLAGRILTGEDCLRVGLITELVESAGLLTAADALADRIGRQDPLALQTTKRVFHEPREAHPGVDNRAQAELFESPAKFERMQAFLDKRKK from the coding sequence CTGCCGGGCCAGCCCCTGGCGCACGACGCCGGCGCCCGCCTGGACACCTCCGCCTTCAGCACGCTGCTGGTCACCGAGAACGCCGACCGCCTGGCCGTGCAACTAAACCGCCCGGCCGTGCGCAACGCGATCGACGCGGCGATGGTGGCCGAACTGCACGCCGTGTGCGCCCATTTGGAGGCCGCGCCGAAGCTGCTGGTCCTCTCCGGAATTCCGGGCACCCCGGAAGCCAAGGGGATCTTTGCCTCCGGCGCGGACATCGCCGAACTCATGCAACGCCGTCGCGCCGACGCCCTGGCCGGCATCAACTCCGGATTGTTCGACCGCATCGCCAAGCTGCCCATGCCCGTCATCGCCGCCCTGGACGGCTATGCGCTCGGCGGCGGGGCGGAACTCGCCTATGCCGCCGACTTCAGGATCGGCACCCCCTCGCTGCGCATGGGCCAGCCGGAGACGGGCCTGGGCATCATGGCCGCGGCCGGCGCCACCTGGCGGCTGAAGGAACTCGTGGGCGAACCCGTCGCCAAGGACATCCTGCTGGCGGGGCGCATCCTCACGGGCGAGGACTGCCTGCGGGTGGGGCTCATCACCGAACTCGTGGAATCGGCGGGCCTCCTGACCGCCGCGGACGCGCTCGCGGACAGGATTGGCCGGCAGGATCCGTTGGCGTTGCAAACCACCAAACGCGTGTTCCACGAACCACGCGAGGCGCACCCCGGGGTTGATAACCGGGCGCAGGCGGAACTATTTGAATCGCCCGCCAAATTTGAACGCATGCAGGCTTTTCTGGATAAGAGGAAGAAATGA
- a CDS encoding 3-hydroxyacyl-CoA dehydrogenase family protein, producing the protein MSSTTALPTRVGVLGGGRMGAGIAHAFLINGCEVLVVERDDDSAAAARERVESAVAKSVERGLAGTVEGIASRLTVSTDYADFADRELVVEAVPEIWDLKVSSLQGVEKHLADGAVLASNTSSLSMTGLAAELARPQDFIGLHFFNPVPASTLIEVVIAQQSRPELVGTAKGWVEALGKTAVVVNDAPGFASSRLGVAIALEAMRMVEEGVASAEDIDNAMVLGYKHPTGPLRTTDIVGLDVRLGIAEYLAETLGERFAPPQILREKVARGELGRKTGKGFFDWA; encoded by the coding sequence ATGAGCTCAACAACCGCCCTGCCCACCCGCGTCGGCGTCCTTGGCGGCGGCCGCATGGGGGCCGGAATTGCCCACGCCTTCCTGATCAACGGCTGCGAGGTGCTGGTGGTGGAACGCGACGACGATTCCGCGGCCGCCGCGCGCGAACGGGTGGAATCCGCCGTGGCCAAGTCCGTGGAACGCGGCCTGGCCGGCACCGTGGAAGGGATCGCCTCCCGGCTGACAGTATCTACCGACTACGCCGACTTTGCCGACCGCGAACTGGTGGTGGAGGCCGTCCCGGAAATCTGGGACTTGAAGGTTTCATCGCTGCAGGGCGTGGAAAAGCACCTGGCCGACGGCGCCGTGCTGGCCTCCAACACGTCCTCGCTCTCCATGACCGGGCTGGCCGCCGAACTCGCCCGCCCGCAGGACTTCATCGGCCTGCACTTCTTCAACCCCGTTCCGGCGTCCACGCTCATCGAGGTGGTCATCGCCCAGCAGAGCCGCCCCGAGCTGGTGGGCACGGCGAAAGGCTGGGTGGAGGCGCTGGGCAAGACCGCCGTCGTGGTCAATGATGCACCGGGCTTCGCCTCTTCACGGCTGGGCGTGGCGATCGCGCTGGAAGCCATGCGCATGGTGGAGGAGGGCGTGGCGAGCGCCGAGGACATCGACAACGCCATGGTGCTGGGCTACAAGCACCCCACCGGACCGCTGCGCACCACGGACATCGTGGGCCTGGACGTGCGCCTGGGCATCGCCGAATACCTGGCGGAAACGCTCGGCGAACGGTTTGCGCCGCCGCAGATCCTGCGCGAGAAAGTGGCCCGCGGCGAGCTGGGACGCAAGACCGGCAAGGGCTTCTTCGACTGGGCCTAA